The region GACTATCCGAAGATGACGAATTTAGTTGAGCTTGATAAGCAGGCTCATAAATTCATAATCGCTTATTTCATAGCAAAACTAGAACGTGACGTCGATATGAACTATACCATTGAAGCGGGAATTTTCGAGTTTTTTGCGCGAGTAGTGGTTACCGATATCCGCCCTGACGTATTTCATCAGATACAAAAGCAAAAGAGCGAACAGATAAACGGCTGGGTTCTAAATATACTTGAAAATTTGGTTCGCGACATCGACGGAGGCAAATTTTTAGAACGCCTTAGAAATTATCTGCTTAAAAAAGATAAAAAGCATGCCAAAGAGCGCCTTATCTTAAAGGCGGCAAGCTATCTTGCAACTCGCTGGGAATTTTCTATCGTATATCAAACAAGTCAGTTTTTAAGCGATATAGAAGAGCTAAAAAGCAAGGTCGAAGAGGAGCTTGAGGACTATTACGAGCTAATCGGAGTGCGAAAAATAGTGATGAATCAAAAGCTAGCCAAGCTTGTGGATCTAAGCGGAAGGCTTCGCTTTCAAAAGCGCTGGGCTCAAACTCCGCGAATTCCCGAAACCGCCGTACTTGGGCATATGCTTGTGGTTGCGATTTTGAGTTATTTTTATTCTCTTGAAGTTAAAGCTTGTGCAAAAAGGCTTGAAAATAACTTCTTTTGCGCTCTTTTTCACGACCTTCCCGAAAGCCTTACAAGGGACATCATAAGCCCCGTGAAATACGGAGTTGAAGGACTAAATGAGATTATAACGGAGTATGAGATGAGGCTCATTGACGAGCGAATTTTGCCTTTCGTGCCTGATAGCTTTAGAGATGAGTTTAGCTACATTTTAGGTATTAGAGAGCAAAACGGAAAATTCGTAAAAAACGAGTTTGAGAATAGAATTTGCGAGAAAAAGCCAGCCTATCACGAAGGTACGATGGACAATGTAAATGAGGATAAATTTAACGCAATCGACGGTAAGGCGCTTAAGCACTGCGATAAGCTTGCGGCATTTATCGAGGCGGGGATTTCTATAAGCTACGGCGTGAAGTCAAAAGAGCTGATTGACGGCTTTAACAATATGGATAGTTTTTTTAAGAATAAGCCAAGCGTGGATGGTGTGAATTTCGCTAAAATTTGCGAGGAATTTAAAGAGCATTTTTCTCTTTTGCAAGTAAAAATTTAAAAATTTGTGCGATAATCTGAGGAGTGGAATTTTAAAACCCCTTCTCAGATGACTGCGGCACACACCAAATTCAAGTGCTCTGCTGTGTTCCCACCCTGAAGCGGTGCTCAAAAGAGGCATTGCACAGGTCTAAGAAGAGGCGAGTGCAATTTTACTAAAGTATAACTTAAAACTAATTGAGGCATTTTATGGGAGTTGGGATAAAATCTAAATTTTTGTCGTTTTTTAGAGAATTTTTTGTATATCATCATAGATCTTTAGAATTTCGTGCGAAAATTTTTGCCGCTATTATAGGTGCTAGACTTGATCCTGATGAAGACGATTTTGCGATTTTATATGAAATTTCAGGTGAAATTTACTGCGATGACGAAAATCGCCGAGCAGTTTTAATCCAAACTACCAAAGAGTACGTAGCCAAGGTCAAACGCAAAGATCATATGACGCTTGATGCGCTGCTTTTAAGCATAGATCAAGCCATTAAAACGCATAAAAGGTATGCTTCAAAGATAGATTTTGAGCACTTAAGACGGCTTATGACGGGAAATGAGGAAGAGACTTTGATACAGC is a window of Campylobacter sp. CCUG 57310 DNA encoding:
- a CDS encoding HD domain-containing protein, which translates into the protein MINANLIEHIFKAASISRWNDYPKMTNLVELDKQAHKFIIAYFIAKLERDVDMNYTIEAGIFEFFARVVVTDIRPDVFHQIQKQKSEQINGWVLNILENLVRDIDGGKFLERLRNYLLKKDKKHAKERLILKAASYLATRWEFSIVYQTSQFLSDIEELKSKVEEELEDYYELIGVRKIVMNQKLAKLVDLSGRLRFQKRWAQTPRIPETAVLGHMLVVAILSYFYSLEVKACAKRLENNFFCALFHDLPESLTRDIISPVKYGVEGLNEIITEYEMRLIDERILPFVPDSFRDEFSYILGIREQNGKFVKNEFENRICEKKPAYHEGTMDNVNEDKFNAIDGKALKHCDKLAAFIEAGISISYGVKSKELIDGFNNMDSFFKNKPSVDGVNFAKICEEFKEHFSLLQVKI